The DNA window GTCGCTAACGATGTCCGAGATCGCGATCCGGCCGCCGGGTTTGACGACCCGAAATATCCCTTCGATCAACTGTGGTTTGAGCGCCTGATGGACGAGATTCAGAACGCAGTTGGAAACGACGATATCGACACTGTGGTCCTTCACCATCGGCTCGCCACGACGCAGACGATCCTTCTCTTCCTCGAATCGCGGGAGATCGCTTGCTGACTGGATCGGGTGTCGTGCTAGCCATGTATCGAGTTTGTCATGATCCAGCGCAAGATCTTCAATCTGCCCACGCAGAAAGGTTACGTTTGCGTGGCCAACACGTTCGGCGACCTCCGTCGTCGACCGTCGCGCCAACGCAAGCATCTCGTCGTTGGTGTCGACTCCCAGAACCGCGCCCTCGGGCCCCACCAACTGAGACGCGATGAAGCAGATCTTGCCGCCGCCGCTTCCAAGATCGAGAACCGTCTCCCCTTTGCGGATGAAACGTGACGGATCTCCACAACCGTAGTCACGATCGATCACTTCCTGCGGGATAGCCTCCAGATGCCGTGGGTCGTAGGAGACGGCACAGCAGAGGGCCGACTCGCGTTCCTTCGCGGCGGCGCCGTAGCGGTCGCGGACGGCGCGGTCGGTGGCAGATGGCTTAGTCATCGAGGGTCACTCCTGAGATGGGTTCTCAGACTACAACGAGTGGCACCGGCATGACTATTCCCGGCAGTCTTATTATGATGTCACCATGGCTTTATCCCTGGACAGCCTGTTTCGGATTACGCCGCGCCCGGTCAAGGACGTCCTCTGTTCGGCGTACGGCTGGCGCATCCATCGACGACGATACGGCCGAGGATTCGAGGAACATCGTGCCCGCGCTCTTGAGGAAGAGACGCTTGACGCCGAGAGCTTACGGCAGCTCTCGTTGCAACGACTTCGCGAGACGCTCGTTCGCGCCGGTCGTGATGTTCCGTACTATCGGGCGCTGTTCCAGCGACATCGCATCGACCCCTCTTCGCTGCCGCTTCCCGAGGGGCTGCTGCAGATCCCGATCCTCGAGAAGGCCGACATCCAGCAATCTCCTGAGTCGTTCATCTCGGAGGCGGTGCCGGGACCGCTGGAATCCAGAGACACATCGGGAACCACCGGGTCACCGCTCCGTGTTCTGGCGGACCTCGATTCGTTACAACGCCACTACGCTGTCTATGACCGTTTTCGAACCCGGGCGGGAAGCGAGGTCGGCTGTCGCCGGGCGACGTTCAACGGTCGTGTGTTGTGGCCGGCTGCGCGACATCATGCGCCCTACTGGGTTCGCGACTGGACCGAGAACAATCTCTTGTTTTCGGTCTATCACATCGGCCCTCAGTCGACGGCGGATTACGTCGAGTGTCTGCGTCGTTACCAACCCGAGGAACTTCACGTTTACCCGTCGGCGTTGGCATCGCTTGTGCGCTTCGCGATCGACGCCGGTCTCGAACTGCCCACCGTGCGGTCAATCCTCACCAGTGCCGAGACGTTGTCGGCCGCCGATCGTCGACTCTTCGAACAGACCTTCGGTTGCCGGGTCAGCGATCAGTACGGCAATGCCGAGATGACGATCTTCGCCGGGCAGTGCGACGCCGGAGGTACTCATCTCGATATCGGCTACGGATACCTGGAACTTCTCGATGCGCAGGTCGACGATCAGGGGACACGCACGGGCGAGGCGATCACGACCGGTTTTGTCAATCAGGCCATGCCCTTGATCCGATATCGAGTCGGCGACACGCTCTCGTTATCGACCAGGCGCTGCTCGTGCGGAAGTGCACAACCGGTCCTGGACCAGATCGTGGGACGGACCGATGACCTGCTGATCCTCCCCGATGGGCGCACCGTCGGCCGTCTGGATCCGGTATTCAAGGGACTTACCGGTCTCAGCGAGGTACAGATCGCCCAGAAGGCGACCGATCACGTCGTCGTTCGGGTTGTTCCGAGTCCTGCCTATGACGAGTCGTCCGAACGCTCCGTCAAGGAAGCACTGGCTGACCGTCTCGGTGCGGAGGTCCGTATCGAGGTAGAAACAGTCACGGAAATTCCGCGGACGTCACGAGGAAAATTTCGTTCGGTCGTTCGGGAGATGGACTCCCGATGAGCGTCCGCAAGTCAGTACTCCTGACCCTCTGCCTCCTCCTCGTGTCGGGAACTGCGGCACCGGTTCAAGCGGAAGAAGCCCTGATCGCCGTCGCGACCAATTTCTCAAAACCGATGAAGCGCCTACACGCGTCGTTTGAACAGAACGGCGCACATCGGATTCGAGTCACGACCGGATCGACCGGGACGCTCTACGCGCAGATCCTGAATGGAGCACCGTTCGACCTGTTTCTTGCGGCGGATCAGCACCGACCTACATCGCTGGTGGATCGCAACCACGCCGTCGACGGATCGCGCTTCACCTACGCCGTTGGGCAACTCGTGTTGTGGAGCCCGGACCCCGATCGTATTCACGACGACGGCGCCGAGATCCTGCGAATCGGAGATTTTCGCGCACTGGCGATCGCGAATCCAGCGCTGGCACCTTACGGGTCGGCCGCCAGAGATTCGCTGACGGCCCTGGGGCTCACCGAACGACTGAAGGGCAAGATCGTCATGGGCCAGAACGTCGGCCAGACCCTCAGTCTGATCGCGACGAGCAACGCAGAGCTGGGGCTGGTCGCACGGTCCCAGACGCTGGATGAGACCGGTCGGTCGATCGGAAGCCACTGGCAGGTCCCCCATCATCTGTATAGACCGATTCGACAGGATGCCGTCCTGCTGAGCCACGGCTCGAGCAACGCCGCAGCCCTGGCGTTCCTCGAATACCTGAAGAGCGACGACGCTCGAGCCCTCATCGAATCGATGGGCTACGGGCCACGATGACGATGCCGGAGCTCGGTCCCATCGGTCTGACCCTGTTGCTCGCGCTTGTGACAACGCTGATCCTGCTGGTGTTCGGCACCCCGCTGGCGTGGTGGTTGGCAACCACGCGCAATCGCGTGCGTCCGGCCATCGAGGCGATCACGGCACTACCGCTGGTACTCCCACCGACGGTGCTGGGGTTCTATCTGTTGGTTCTGCTGAACCCAACGTCGCCGATCGGCCGTCTCTGGGTCTCGATCACCGGTGATGCACTGACGTTTTCTTTTGCGGGGCTCGTCGTCGCGTCGGTCTTCTACTCGCTCCCGTTTACCGTGCAGCCGCTTCAGAGCGCCTTCGAGACCGTGGGCCGAGAACCCCTGGAGGCGGCAGCCAGCCTTCGAGCGTCACCCATCGATGCATTCGTCACCGTCGTTCTCCCCCTCTCGGTCCGAGGGTTCCTGACGGCCACCGTCCTGACGTTTGCCCACACCCTCGGCGAGTTCGGCGTGGTCCTGATGGTGGGCGGCAATATTCCCGGCCGAACTCGGGTGCTGTCCATCGCGATCTACGAACATGTGGAGACGCTGAACTACGACCAGGCGCATTTGCTGTCAGCCGGATTGATCGTTTTCTCGTTCGTGGTCTTGCTTCTCGTCTACTCCCTCCACAGAAGGTTCCCGATCCATGTCCGCTGAGCTACTGCAGCTTGCCTGCCGAGCGACCTTCCCGGGTTTCGACCTGGATGTCGACGAGCGGTGGACGATGGACGGCGTCACCTGCCTATTCGGGCCCAGCGGTAGTGGCAAGACCACGCTGCTGCGTGTTCTTGCGGGTTTCGAGACCCCTGCCGGGGGCCGAATTCAATTCGGCGATCAGGTCTGGTTCGATCATGATCACGGCGCCAACACGCCACCCTGGAAACGTCCGGTGGGGCTGTTGTTTCAGGATGCCCGCCTGTTCGCGCATCTGAGTGTCGCGGGCAATCTGAAGTACGCGGCGCGGCGGCATCGGTCAACGACCCGACCCATCGCCGCGGACGATGTCATCGATGCGCTGGACCTCTCCAAGTTGATGGATCGGAGCGTGACCGGACTCTCCGGTGGCGAGAAACAGCGCGTCGCCCTGGCGCGCACGCTCCTCACTTGCCCGAACCTACTGTTGCTGGACGAGCCACTCACGGCCCTCGACCAGGAGCACAAGGTCGAGCTTCTCTCGTACCTCGAAGAGATTCCGCGACGATTCGGGATCGCGACCATCGTCGTCAGCCACTCAATCGACGAGGTCGTACGACTTGCAAGCCAGGTGGTCGTCGTCGCCGGGGGGCGCGTTCACGCGGCGGGCCCGACGGCGGAGATCGTCGAGAGGATCGATCTACAGGCGATCACGGGGCGCTTCGAGGCCGGATCCGTCGTGGAGGCGCGGGTCACGGGATTCGACAAGAGACTGGTGCTGACCCGACTCGATCTGAACGGTGCGAGCCTGGTGATGCCTGCAGTCGAGAGGCTCGAGCCGGGTCAACATGTTCGTCTTCGCATCCGGGCGCGGGATGTTGCGGTCGCGACTCGACGCCCCGAGGGCTTGAGTATCCGAAACGTCCTGTCGGCGACCGTCGCCGAGATCGTGCCAGAAAGCGACACGGCCTTCGCGGAAGTGTTTCTGCAACTCTCCGGGGGCCGGATCCGAGCCCGACTGACGCGATCGGCGGTAGAGGACCTGGAACTTGACGTGGGCATGTCGGTCTTCGCCTTGATCAAGAGTGTCAGTTTCGATCGTCGTCTTCTCTGAGCCGTTGCCCCGTTAGAGGCCCATTCCTCAGAGAATCCTCCTCATTGCGAAGGATTTCCTGTTGTACCCGCGTCTCACCTCAAGGATCCTTGATTGGGACGAGAGATCCCGTCAGCATAGAGGGAAGATGAACCGACCCAAATCGCCGACTCTGCGGAGTCTAATGCTCGTCGGCTGGTGTCTTGTTGGCTGCATGACCCTGGCGGCGACGTCCGAGGGAGACCACCGCTACTTCGGTAGACGTCTCGTGGATGTCCTGCAGGAATTCCAGTCGAACGGCTGGACATTGCTCTACAGCTCTGCGGTCGTCGACACGAGTCTGTTAGTGACCACCGAGCCCGACACGGACGATCCGCAAGAGGCGTTGCGGCAGATGTTGACGTCTCTGGGACTGGCGGTGCGCGAGGGCCCCAACGGGGGGTTACTGATCGTCGCTGCAACCCAGAACACCGGCACGCTGAGCGGTCGAATCCACTCTCGCATCGACGACAAACCGATCGCCGAAGCGCAGATTATCCTGCCGACATCCCAGATCCGGGTCCTATCCGCCGATGACGGGTCGTTCACGATCCTGGGTATCGAGGCAGGACGATATGACGTCGTCGTCGAGGCCGAAGGCTACACCACGTCGACTCTTCGTCAGGTACGAATCAAGACCGGCAAGGAGATCGCCGTCGCGATTCGGATGTCGTCCCGGTCTGCGTTTCTTACCGAGGTGGTGGTGACTCCTAGTCGTCACACGGTCGTCAGTGAGGAACTCTCCGCGAATCGAACAATTTCGGACGATGAGGTGGTGTTGGCGCCGACGCTTGGCGGCGACCCGACACGGGTCATCGAGTTACTCCCCGGCGTCACCGCGGCCAATAGCTCCGCCTCATTCAACGTTCGCGGAAGCCTTGCGCGCGACACCTCGCTCGTTCTCGACGGCCTCGAACTCTACGACCCGTTCCACCTTCGAGACTTTCAGAGTCCGTTCAGCCTGATCGACAGCAACGTCGTCGAGCGCATCGATTTTCTGGGTGGCGGCTACACTGCGGATCTCGGCGATCGTCACGGCGGCTTCGTAGACATCTCCACCTCGGCATCCCATGGCGAGTTTCGTGGAGACGTCGAGCTCGGAACCCTCAACAGTCGAATCTCGTACCAATCGCCGATAAACGGCGGCAAGGGATCGTGGCTCATCTCGGCGCGCACCTGGTACCCGGAGGCGGTCGCGGACACCACGGAGCTGGGTGGCGGCGAGAATCTGGACCCGCGTTTCAGCGACCTCTACGCGAAGGTGGCGTTCTCGCTTCGCAAGAAACACCGCCTGTCGGCGCATTTTCTGGGTTCCTACGATCGGCTTAAGTTTCTTGAGACGGGCGAAGACGTCAACGAACAGGTCGACGCACTCACTCGCAATACGTACAGCTGGGTTCGTCTCCGCAGCGCCTGGTCCGAGGACTGGAGTTCGGAGAGTGTTCTCTCTCTGGGCCGAATTGATCGGAAGCGTGACGGACTCGGTTCCGAGGATGGCGAGGTCAACGTCGACGATCAGAGGACCGTCGATTTCGTGGGCTTCAAGAACGATGCGGTCTGGCAGGTCTCCCCGTCCCACGGCCTGAAGATGGGCCTGGATGTGCGCTCTCTCACGGCGCACTACAGCTACAGTCGTGACGTGGTCGAAGATCCATCCGAGTCGGCCTTTGCGGAGCTGGATCCGAACGGCCTGTCGATGAGCGCGTATCTGGCCCATCGAATGAGAGCGACCGAGAAGCTGACCACGGAAATCGGTGTTCGCTGGGATCGGCAGGACTACACGCAGGACAATCAGTTCAGCCCACGCGTCAACGCCGTGTACCGACCCAACGGGCGATCGGAGTTTCGCCTGGCCGCCGGTCGTTTCCATCAGTCACAGCGTATTCACGAACTTCAGGTCCCGGATGGCGAGACGGAGTTCTCGGCGGCGGAAATTGCACAGCAGGTCGAACTCTCCTACCAGCACACGCTGCCGGCGGGCCTTCGATTCCGCGTCGATGGCTATTTTCGAAAGCTGACGAGGCTTCGGTCTCGGTACGAGAATCTCCTGGAGCCGATCGAACTCTTCCCGGAGATCATCGAGGATCGCGTCGAGATCTCACCGGATCGCGCCCGCTTGCGTGGCATCGAACTACTCCTGCGAGGCGAGACGACCCGACCCTTCTACTGGTGGGTCAGTTACGCCTACTCGGAGGCCGAGGACCGGGAAAGTGGACGCTGGATCCCGCGGAGTTGGGATCAGCCACATGCAGCCAAGTTTCTGGTCGGCTATCGTCGCGCGGACCGCTGGTCGCTCTCGCTCGTCGGGTCGGCCCACACGGGCTGGCCGACGACACCAGGGACCGCTGTGGCCACGATGGGTGACCCCGGCGAGGATCCGTTCGAAGTCGAGCTGGGCGAACGGAATTCCGACCGTTTTCCACGCTACGTTCGCTACGATCTCAAGGCCCGTCGCGGGTTCGCTCTCGGGGACAGTCGTCTGTGGTTCACGCTCGAGGTCGTCAATCTCGCGGACCGCAAGAATGCCTGCTGCATCGACGAACTGTTGATCGTCGAGAATCCGGACGGCACGGCAGAAATTAACCGATTGTTCGATTTCTGGCTGGGTCGGACCGCCTCTTTCAGCGTCCTCTGGCGATTCTGATGGCCCGTTAGTCTCGATACTGCGAAGGATCTCGCCCGCTCAGTCCCTCTAACCGCCGTAGTCCCCCTGCCGGACAACGGGAGTCCGAATGAGTCGTGACGATCGTCATCTTGTACGCCGAATGCTCGCGGGCAAGGACGGCTCGTTCGATCAGTTCTTCGACGACTATTTCCCGGCTCTGTACCGCTTTGCGATGACCCGGCTCGACCACAACGAGGACGCCGCGGAGGAGGTGGCCCAGGCCACCATCTGCAAGGCGATCACGAAGTTGGCGACGTTTCGTGGCGAGGCGGCACTCTTCACCTGGCTGTGTACGTTCTGTCGTCACGAAATATCGGCCTACGTGCGTCGGAATCGTCTAGACCTGAAACACCTCAATCTTGTCGAGGAGACGCCGGAGATTCGCGCCGCCCTGGAGAGTTCGGCGAGTCTTCTGGAGCAGCCGGAGGCCGCAGCCAACCGAGAAGAGATCGGTCGGCTCGTACAGGTGGCTCTCGATCAACTGCCACCCCAGTACGGCAACATCCTCGAGTGGAAGTATCTGGAAGACCTTCCGGTCAAGGAGATTGCAGCCCGATTGGATCTGAGCCCGAAGGCGGCCGAGTCATTGTTGACCCGCGCCCGTGGGGCGTTCCGCGATTGTTTCGCCTCGCTTACCCAGTCTCCCACCATGAGGGGCGCTCAGTCGCGCCCACTGGAGTCGTCGTCATGACGAAAGATCATCAAGACCATCGAACCGAACGCGACGACGTCGCCACCCTGCTGCGTGTCGCAGGCAAGCGCCCGCCGGTGCCACAGGATCGAGCGGATCGCGTGCGCGCCGCAGGCCGTGAACGCTGGGACATCGTGGTTGGGCGTCGCAAGCAGCGTCGTTTTCGCGTCGCCGTCGGTATGCTGGCCACGGCTGCATCGATCGCCGTGATCGCAACCGTGTGGTTGGTCGACTTCGGCACGGGGACTCTGCCCGGCGACGATCGCGTCGCGTGGGTCGAGGAGCGAGTTGGTTCGACGTCGGCTGAACCCAACTCCGCGCTCGCGGCCGGTGGGGTGTTGTCGACAGGAAAAAACGGCCGCCTTGCACTTCGGTTCGCCTCCGGCCACTCGGTCCGCGTCGATTATTCCTCGACCGTTCGTCTTCTTGACGAGCGCACTCTCGTGTTGGAGCGTGGTGCGCTCTACGTGGACTCGGGTTCGTACAGCAACGAGGGCAGCAAGTTGGAGATCCGCACGCCGCTAGGGTCGATCCACGAGACGGGCACCCAGTATGAGGTGCGACTCGACGATGAATCCACGCGAGTCCGCCTCCGCGAGGGCAGCGTGGTCGTCCGTCACGACGGGCAGTCCCACGAGGTGAGTGCCGGAGACGAGCTGCTGATCGGTGCAGATGGGTCGGCGATGTGGACCCCACTCTCGATCCACGGAGGTTCGTGGTCGTGGCTGATCGATGTCACGCCCATGCCGGACTTCGACGGTGAAAACGCGCATAAGTTCCTGGAGTGGGTCGCTCGCGAGCGTGGATGGCAGCTGGTGTTTGCAAGCGAGGCCGTTGCAGATGCGTCGGAAACGACGATCCTGGGAGGGACCTTCGGCGACCTCACCCTGCCACAGGCCCTCGATGCGGTTTTGCCCACGTGTCGCATGACCTACGACGTTCGGGACGGGATTCTGCTGATCGACACCGAATAGAGCCATAGAGCCCGACATGTTATTCTCCCCACTAGTTCGGGGAGACTAACGATGTACTGCTCCAACTGTAGCGCCCAGATCGAGACCGACGAACGACCCTGCCCCAAGTGTAGTCACGTCACCCGACCCGCCAATAAGTCGAAGTGGCCGGTGATTCTCATCGGCTGTGGCGGCGCGATCGTGCTGTTCTTCTTCTGCTCGATCATCTCGGCAATCGCCATTCCGAACCTGCTCAATGCGATCGATCGGGGCAAGCAGAAACGAACGTTGGCCGACATGCGGACGATTGCCAACGCCGTCGATGTGTACGCACTCGACCACAAGCAATTCCCGACCGCACGTGACCTGGAGCAATTGCGACGTCAGATTCCGGAACCGACGCTACCGTACACCGACGGTTGGACCCACCCGATCGAGTTCGTGTCGGATCCCACCGGCTACGAGATCCGCTCCTACGGCAAGGATGGGATCCGCGACGACGGCGCACCCCTCGGGGCGACTGTCAGTTTCAACGCGGACCTGATCTTCCAGACGGGCCAGTTCGTCCAGTGGCCCGAGGGCGCACAGCAATAACAGAGCAATAGATCATCGGATTCCCTCAATGTCACGTAGAAGTACAGACCCTTTCGACCTTTCAGGAGCCCGTCCGATGAAGTGCGTCAAACTAACTGCTCTGATTACGCTGATGTTCTGTTGTCTGGTACCCGTCGC is part of the Acidobacteriota bacterium genome and encodes:
- a CDS encoding FecR family protein; amino-acid sequence: MTKDHQDHRTERDDVATLLRVAGKRPPVPQDRADRVRAAGRERWDIVVGRRKQRRFRVAVGMLATAASIAVIATVWLVDFGTGTLPGDDRVAWVEERVGSTSAEPNSALAAGGVLSTGKNGRLALRFASGHSVRVDYSSTVRLLDERTLVLERGALYVDSGSYSNEGSKLEIRTPLGSIHETGTQYEVRLDDESTRVRLREGSVVVRHDGQSHEVSAGDELLIGADGSAMWTPLSIHGGSWSWLIDVTPMPDFDGENAHKFLEWVARERGWQLVFASEAVADASETTILGGTFGDLTLPQALDAVLPTCRMTYDVRDGILLIDTE
- a CDS encoding sigma-70 family RNA polymerase sigma factor, which translates into the protein MSRDDRHLVRRMLAGKDGSFDQFFDDYFPALYRFAMTRLDHNEDAAEEVAQATICKAITKLATFRGEAALFTWLCTFCRHEISAYVRRNRLDLKHLNLVEETPEIRAALESSASLLEQPEAAANREEIGRLVQVALDQLPPQYGNILEWKYLEDLPVKEIAARLDLSPKAAESLLTRARGAFRDCFASLTQSPTMRGAQSRPLESSS
- a CDS encoding TonB-dependent receptor; the encoded protein is MNRPKSPTLRSLMLVGWCLVGCMTLAATSEGDHRYFGRRLVDVLQEFQSNGWTLLYSSAVVDTSLLVTTEPDTDDPQEALRQMLTSLGLAVREGPNGGLLIVAATQNTGTLSGRIHSRIDDKPIAEAQIILPTSQIRVLSADDGSFTILGIEAGRYDVVVEAEGYTTSTLRQVRIKTGKEIAVAIRMSSRSAFLTEVVVTPSRHTVVSEELSANRTISDDEVVLAPTLGGDPTRVIELLPGVTAANSSASFNVRGSLARDTSLVLDGLELYDPFHLRDFQSPFSLIDSNVVERIDFLGGGYTADLGDRHGGFVDISTSASHGEFRGDVELGTLNSRISYQSPINGGKGSWLISARTWYPEAVADTTELGGGENLDPRFSDLYAKVAFSLRKKHRLSAHFLGSYDRLKFLETGEDVNEQVDALTRNTYSWVRLRSAWSEDWSSESVLSLGRIDRKRDGLGSEDGEVNVDDQRTVDFVGFKNDAVWQVSPSHGLKMGLDVRSLTAHYSYSRDVVEDPSESAFAELDPNGLSMSAYLAHRMRATEKLTTEIGVRWDRQDYTQDNQFSPRVNAVYRPNGRSEFRLAAGRFHQSQRIHELQVPDGETEFSAAEIAQQVELSYQHTLPAGLRFRVDGYFRKLTRLRSRYENLLEPIELFPEIIEDRVEISPDRARLRGIELLLRGETTRPFYWWVSYAYSEAEDRESGRWIPRSWDQPHAAKFLVGYRRADRWSLSLVGSAHTGWPTTPGTAVATMGDPGEDPFEVELGERNSDRFPRYVRYDLKARRGFALGDSRLWFTLEVVNLADRKNACCIDELLIVENPDGTAEINRLFDFWLGRTASFSVLWRF
- the modA gene encoding molybdate ABC transporter substrate-binding protein, which translates into the protein MSVRKSVLLTLCLLLVSGTAAPVQAEEALIAVATNFSKPMKRLHASFEQNGAHRIRVTTGSTGTLYAQILNGAPFDLFLAADQHRPTSLVDRNHAVDGSRFTYAVGQLVLWSPDPDRIHDDGAEILRIGDFRALAIANPALAPYGSAARDSLTALGLTERLKGKIVMGQNVGQTLSLIATSNAELGLVARSQTLDETGRSIGSHWQVPHHLYRPIRQDAVLLSHGSSNAAALAFLEYLKSDDARALIESMGYGPR
- a CDS encoding type II secretion system protein GspG, producing the protein MYCSNCSAQIETDERPCPKCSHVTRPANKSKWPVILIGCGGAIVLFFFCSIISAIAIPNLLNAIDRGKQKRTLADMRTIANAVDVYALDHKQFPTARDLEQLRRQIPEPTLPYTDGWTHPIEFVSDPTGYEIRSYGKDGIRDDGAPLGATVSFNADLIFQTGQFVQWPEGAQQ
- the modB gene encoding molybdate ABC transporter permease subunit; translated protein: MTMPELGPIGLTLLLALVTTLILLVFGTPLAWWLATTRNRVRPAIEAITALPLVLPPTVLGFYLLVLLNPTSPIGRLWVSITGDALTFSFAGLVVASVFYSLPFTVQPLQSAFETVGREPLEAAASLRASPIDAFVTVVLPLSVRGFLTATVLTFAHTLGEFGVVLMVGGNIPGRTRVLSIAIYEHVETLNYDQAHLLSAGLIVFSFVVLLLVYSLHRRFPIHVR
- the modC gene encoding molybdenum ABC transporter ATP-binding protein, whose product is MSAELLQLACRATFPGFDLDVDERWTMDGVTCLFGPSGSGKTTLLRVLAGFETPAGGRIQFGDQVWFDHDHGANTPPWKRPVGLLFQDARLFAHLSVAGNLKYAARRHRSTTRPIAADDVIDALDLSKLMDRSVTGLSGGEKQRVALARTLLTCPNLLLLDEPLTALDQEHKVELLSYLEEIPRRFGIATIVVSHSIDEVVRLASQVVVVAGGRVHAAGPTAEIVERIDLQAITGRFEAGSVVEARVTGFDKRLVLTRLDLNGASLVMPAVERLEPGQHVRLRIRARDVAVATRRPEGLSIRNVLSATVAEIVPESDTAFAEVFLQLSGGRIRARLTRSAVEDLELDVGMSVFALIKSVSFDRRLL
- a CDS encoding methyltransferase domain-containing protein, translated to MTKPSATDRAVRDRYGAAAKERESALCCAVSYDPRHLEAIPQEVIDRDYGCGDPSRFIRKGETVLDLGSGGGKICFIASQLVGPEGAVLGVDTNDEMLALARRSTTEVAERVGHANVTFLRGQIEDLALDHDKLDTWLARHPIQSASDLPRFEEEKDRLRRGEPMVKDHSVDIVVSNCVLNLVHQALKPQLIEGIFRVVKPGGRIAISDIVSDRIVPDELRADPELWSGCVSGAFHEPELIRQLERVGFRSIELDRAEGDPFAVVEGIEFRSVTFTAVKPGNETSSGCC